A single genomic interval of Porphyromonas sp. oral taxon 275 harbors:
- a CDS encoding 2-oxoacid:acceptor oxidoreductase subunit alpha translates to MDEQKAVKTLKDIVIRFSGDSGDGMQLTGTIFSDLSAMTGNTISTFPDFPAEIRAPQGTLSGVSGYQVQIGSRAVRTPGERADILVAMNPAALKVSVGYLKKDSIIIIDTDSFAANDLRKAEFQTEDPFEELGLRTQQIIPAPISSVVKEGLKDFGLDAKSALRCKNMFALGLICWLCDRPLGPAEAFLDRKFAKKPQLRDANKASLNHGFDFGANTHASASIFRIETQKPTPGRYLDINGNKATAYGLIAASERARLELFLGSYPITPATDILHELAKHKALGVKTVQAEDEIAGICTAIGAAFGGDLAVTTTSGPGLALKGEAIGLAVMAELPLVIIDVQRGGPSTGLPTKSEQTDLMQALYGRNGEAPLPVVAATTPDTCFLYAYWAAKLALEHMTPVILLTDSFIANGSSAWRIPEADTLPDIKPQYVDQLPEGTENWRPYLRNEETHVRYWAVPGTPGFEHRLGGLEKNYKTSAISTDGANHALMVATRQAKVDYIANSIPLLEVEGDQDAEVLVVGWGGTYGHLYEATHKVRERGYKIAHLHFSFINPLPSNAAELLLRYKKVIVAEQNLGQFARYLRGLIPGFAPRQYNEVTGQPLVLSHLIEEFIKLIEE, encoded by the coding sequence ATGGACGAACAGAAAGCGGTCAAGACGCTCAAGGACATCGTCATCCGATTCTCAGGAGACTCGGGTGATGGTATGCAGCTGACGGGGACGATCTTCTCTGACCTCTCTGCCATGACGGGGAACACCATCTCGACCTTCCCAGACTTCCCAGCTGAGATACGTGCCCCACAGGGTACGCTGAGTGGGGTCTCCGGCTACCAAGTACAGATCGGCTCGCGAGCGGTGCGTACCCCAGGGGAGCGCGCTGATATCCTCGTGGCGATGAACCCCGCGGCCCTCAAGGTCAGCGTGGGCTACCTCAAGAAGGACTCGATCATCATCATCGATACCGATTCCTTCGCTGCCAATGACCTGCGCAAGGCCGAGTTCCAGACCGAGGATCCCTTCGAGGAGCTCGGGCTACGTACCCAGCAGATCATCCCTGCGCCTATCTCCTCGGTAGTGAAGGAGGGGCTCAAGGACTTCGGTCTTGATGCCAAGAGCGCCCTGAGATGTAAGAACATGTTCGCTCTAGGGCTCATCTGCTGGCTCTGTGATCGTCCACTGGGCCCAGCTGAGGCCTTCCTCGACCGCAAGTTCGCCAAGAAGCCCCAGCTGCGCGATGCCAATAAGGCCTCGCTCAACCACGGCTTCGACTTCGGGGCTAATACACACGCCTCGGCAAGCATCTTTCGTATCGAGACGCAGAAGCCTACTCCAGGCCGCTACCTCGATATCAATGGGAATAAGGCTACCGCCTATGGCCTCATCGCAGCTAGCGAGCGTGCCAGGCTGGAGCTCTTCCTCGGGAGCTATCCCATCACTCCTGCGACGGACATCCTCCACGAGCTAGCCAAGCATAAGGCGCTTGGGGTAAAGACCGTGCAGGCAGAGGATGAGATCGCGGGGATCTGTACCGCTATCGGTGCGGCCTTCGGCGGTGACCTCGCCGTGACGACGACCTCTGGCCCAGGCCTTGCGCTCAAGGGCGAGGCGATCGGGCTGGCTGTGATGGCCGAGCTGCCGCTGGTCATCATCGACGTCCAGCGTGGGGGACCCTCTACGGGGCTGCCTACCAAGAGCGAGCAGACCGACCTCATGCAGGCGCTCTACGGACGCAATGGGGAGGCTCCGCTGCCCGTCGTCGCGGCTACGACGCCTGATACCTGCTTCCTCTACGCCTATTGGGCAGCCAAGCTCGCCCTCGAGCACATGACCCCCGTCATCCTGCTGACGGACTCCTTCATCGCCAACGGCTCCAGTGCCTGGCGTATTCCCGAGGCCGATACCCTCCCCGATATCAAGCCTCAGTACGTCGACCAGCTACCCGAGGGGACAGAGAACTGGCGTCCCTACCTGCGCAATGAGGAGACCCATGTGCGCTACTGGGCCGTACCTGGTACCCCAGGCTTCGAGCATCGACTCGGGGGACTGGAGAAGAACTACAAGACGAGCGCCATCAGTACCGACGGGGCTAACCACGCCCTCATGGTCGCTACCCGTCAGGCCAAGGTCGACTATATCGCCAACAGCATCCCGCTGCTGGAGGTAGAGGGGGATCAGGACGCCGAGGTCCTCGTCGTCGGCTGGGGGGGCACCTACGGGCACCTCTACGAGGCAACGCATAAGGTGCGTGAGCGCGGCTACAAGATCGCCCACCTGCACTTCAGCTTCATCAACCCGCTACCTAGCAATGCCGCTGAGCTGCTGCTGCGCTACAAGAAGGTCATCGTCGCTGAGCAGAACCTGGGACAGTTCGCCCGCTACCTGCGCGGCCTGATCCCAGGCTTCGCCCCACGTCAGTACAACGAGGTGACTGGACAGCCCTTAGTGCTCTCGCACCTCATCGAAGAATTCATCAAGCTAATCGAGGAGTAA